From one Bacillus sp. FJAT-42376 genomic stretch:
- a CDS encoding type III pantothenate kinase — translation MILVLDVGNTNTVIGVYEKEELNYHWRIETSRNKTEDEFGMLFKSLFEHVGISFQDFEGIIISSVVPPIMFSLERMCKKYFQIKPQIVGPGIKTGLNIKYENPREVGADRIVNAVAGIHLYGSPLIIVDFGTATTYCYINEEKQYMGGAIAPGVNISTEALYSRAAKLPRIEIARPENIIGKNTVSAMQSGILFGYVGQVEGIVRRMKEETGQNPKVIGTGGLASLIANESDTIDIVDPFLTLKGLHLIYDRNL, via the coding sequence TTGATTTTAGTATTGGATGTCGGAAATACAAATACAGTTATCGGTGTGTATGAGAAAGAAGAGCTGAACTATCATTGGCGCATTGAAACAAGCAGAAATAAAACGGAAGATGAGTTTGGAATGCTTTTCAAATCCCTGTTCGAGCATGTAGGAATTTCCTTTCAGGATTTTGAAGGAATTATCATTTCATCTGTCGTTCCTCCCATCATGTTCTCCCTGGAGCGCATGTGCAAAAAGTACTTTCAAATTAAACCGCAGATTGTAGGACCTGGTATTAAAACAGGTTTAAATATCAAGTATGAAAATCCGAGAGAAGTCGGTGCAGACCGGATTGTTAATGCCGTGGCAGGCATCCATCTTTATGGAAGCCCCTTGATCATCGTTGACTTCGGGACAGCCACAACCTATTGCTATATAAACGAAGAAAAACAATACATGGGCGGAGCGATTGCACCCGGGGTTAATATTTCCACGGAAGCGCTCTATTCGAGAGCGGCGAAGCTTCCGAGAATTGAAATTGCCAGACCGGAGAACATTATTGGGAAAAATACGGTCAGTGCTATGCAATCGGGTATTTTATTTGGCTATGTAGGACAGGTAGAGGGAATTGTAAGAAGAATGAAAGAAGAAACCGGGCAAAATCCGAAGGTTATCGGAACGGGCGGGCTGGCAAGTCTGATTGCAAACGAATCCGATACAATTGATATTGTAGATCCTTTTCTTACGTTGAAAGGTCTGCACCTTATTTATGACCGTAATCTTTGA
- the tilS gene encoding tRNA lysidine(34) synthetase TilS: MVPFIPFIKKHQLIEPSSTILAGVSGGPDSLSLLHMLLRIREEWNLNVIVLHVDHMFRGKESEEEMEFVRSFCLKNNVRFEGIQADAGAYARLHHMGSQEAARECRYQFFEQMMKRYNGSSLVLGHHGDDQIETILMRLVRGGKGKSLAGIQPKREFAGGYIVRPLLGMSRQEIMDYCRKEGLSPRFDPSNEKDSYTRNRFRKRVLPFLKEENPRVHEKFQSFSENLSEDEEYLQELTERGMNTVWRSGHGFAELEIDLLKRLPLPLQRRGIQLILNYLYKSVPSSLSSIHTESVLSLLSQSHPSGSLHLPNGLKAVKSYNLCMFTFEHEEKDPYLLELPVPGEITLPDGGRLTAQLVKEMPDAHLGKNSLLIKRDQVLLPFSVRSRKNGDKLKVKGMNGTKKVKDIFIDKKIAIEARNQWPVLEDANGTILWLPGLTKSAWEENEWSEDEFIFLQYHQQGSSRGQNKHDETGY, translated from the coding sequence GTGGTACCCTTTATTCCGTTTATAAAAAAACATCAGCTGATTGAGCCTTCCTCCACTATCCTGGCCGGGGTTTCGGGCGGTCCTGATTCGTTAAGTCTGCTGCATATGCTCCTCCGGATTCGCGAAGAGTGGAACTTGAACGTGATCGTTCTTCATGTCGATCACATGTTCAGGGGGAAAGAATCAGAAGAAGAAATGGAATTTGTCCGGTCCTTTTGCCTGAAAAACAATGTGCGGTTCGAAGGCATTCAGGCTGATGCAGGCGCTTATGCCAGGCTTCATCATATGGGCTCTCAGGAAGCAGCGAGAGAATGCAGGTATCAGTTTTTCGAACAAATGATGAAGCGCTATAATGGGTCTTCATTAGTGCTTGGCCATCATGGAGATGACCAGATTGAGACCATTCTCATGAGGCTCGTCCGGGGCGGCAAGGGAAAATCTCTGGCAGGCATCCAGCCGAAGCGGGAATTTGCCGGCGGATATATCGTCCGTCCGCTGCTTGGGATGAGCAGGCAGGAGATTATGGATTATTGCAGGAAAGAAGGGTTATCCCCCCGGTTTGATCCAAGCAACGAGAAAGACTCCTACACACGGAACCGGTTCAGAAAGCGCGTCCTGCCTTTTTTGAAGGAGGAGAACCCCCGGGTGCATGAGAAGTTCCAGTCTTTCAGCGAGAATTTATCCGAAGACGAAGAGTATTTGCAGGAATTAACCGAGCGCGGGATGAATACAGTATGGAGAAGCGGACATGGTTTTGCAGAGCTTGAAATCGATCTGCTGAAAAGGTTGCCTTTACCTTTACAAAGAAGAGGGATTCAACTAATATTAAACTATCTTTACAAAAGTGTTCCGTCTTCATTATCATCCATACATACAGAAAGCGTTCTATCTTTGCTTTCCCAGTCACACCCTTCCGGATCTCTCCACCTTCCAAACGGTTTAAAGGCAGTGAAGTCCTATAATTTATGCATGTTTACCTTTGAACATGAAGAAAAGGATCCCTATCTGCTGGAACTGCCTGTCCCGGGGGAAATTACCCTTCCAGACGGAGGCAGACTCACCGCTCAGCTGGTGAAGGAGATGCCAGATGCTCACCTGGGGAAGAACAGCCTTCTTATAAAGCGGGACCAGGTCCTGCTGCCTTTTTCCGTACGTTCCAGGAAAAATGGGGACAAACTGAAAGTTAAAGGCATGAATGGCACAAAAAAAGTCAAAGATATATTTATTGACAAGAAGATCGCAATTGAAGCCAGGAACCAGTGGCCGGTTCTCGAAGACGCAAACGGAACGATTTTGTGGCTGCCGGGTCTGACAAAATCAGCCTGGGAGGAAAATGAATGGTCTGAGGACGAATTCATTTTTTTACAATATCATCAACAAGGATCTTCTAGGGGGCAAAACAAGCATGATGAAACAGGATATTGA
- the hpt gene encoding hypoxanthine phosphoribosyltransferase, producing MMKQDIEKVLVTEEEIQEKVKELGAMLTEEYKDTFPLAIGVLKGALPFMADLLKHIDTYLEMDFMDVSSYGTSMVSSGEVKILKDLDTSVEGRDILIIEDIIDSGLTLSYLVELFRYRKAKSIKIVTLLDKPSGRKADIQADYIGFEVPDAFVVGYGLDYIERYRNLPYIGVLKPRVYQNSED from the coding sequence ATGATGAAACAGGATATTGAAAAAGTTTTAGTAACGGAAGAGGAAATACAGGAGAAGGTCAAAGAATTGGGAGCCATGCTGACCGAAGAATACAAAGATACTTTTCCGCTTGCTATAGGCGTTCTAAAAGGCGCATTGCCTTTCATGGCAGATCTTCTTAAGCACATCGATACATATTTGGAAATGGATTTCATGGATGTTTCCAGTTATGGAACATCAATGGTTTCTTCTGGAGAAGTGAAGATTCTGAAGGATCTTGACACTTCAGTAGAAGGACGCGACATCCTTATCATAGAAGATATTATCGACAGTGGTTTAACATTGAGCTATCTTGTGGAATTATTCAGGTATCGGAAAGCCAAATCCATCAAAATTGTTACGCTCTTGGATAAGCCGAGCGGAAGAAAAGCGGATATCCAGGCTGACTACATAGGATTTGAAGTACCAGATGCCTTTGTTGTAGGGTATGGGCTTGATTACATCGAGCGCTACCGCAACCTTCCTTACATTGGAGTTCTGAAACCCCGCGTTTACCAAAACTCTGAGGATTAA
- the ftsH gene encoding ATP-dependent zinc metalloprotease FtsH: MKRIFRNTIFYLLIFLVVIGIVSTFNGQNPKTEPLTYTEFVSKLEAGNVEQITAKPVRGVFEVKGQLKNAKKDQFFLTHVPSESIDQITAAAKTSKTEFQPAEETSGWVTFFTSIIPFVIIFILFFFLLNQAQGGGSRVMNFGKSKAKLYSEEKKKVKFKDVAGADEEKQELVEVVDFLKDPRKFSELGARIPKGVLLVGPPGTGKTLLARAVAGEAGVPFFSISGSDFVEMFVGVGASRVRDLFENAKKNAPCIIFIDEIDAVGRQRGAGLGGGHDEREQTLNQLLVEMDGFSANEGIIIIAATNRADILDPALLRPGRFDRQITVDRPDVKGREAVLRVHSRNKPLDQSVDLKAIAMRTPGFSGADLENLLNEAALVAARSNKKKVDMLDIDEATDRVIAGPAKKSRVISEKERNIVAYHEGGHTIIGHVLDEAEMVHKVTIVPRGQAGGYAVMLPKEDRYFMTKPELLDKITGLLGGRVAEEIVFGEVSTGASNDFQRATGIARRMVTEFGMSDKLGPLQFGQSQGQVFLGRDINNEPNYSDAIAHEIDMEIQNFIKVSYDRAKTILTENRDKLELVAKTLLEVETLDAKQIDHLMKHGKLPDRIEDLDSSSDVDSASDVKINIQRKTEEPAPLENPGQPDLKKD; the protein is encoded by the coding sequence ATGAAACGGATCTTCCGAAATACGATCTTTTATTTACTCATATTTTTGGTTGTGATCGGAATCGTTAGTACATTTAACGGTCAAAATCCGAAAACAGAACCATTGACTTACACTGAATTCGTGTCCAAACTGGAAGCGGGAAATGTTGAGCAGATCACTGCTAAACCGGTGCGGGGCGTTTTTGAGGTAAAAGGGCAGCTTAAAAATGCAAAAAAGGATCAATTCTTTTTAACTCATGTGCCTAGCGAGTCGATTGATCAGATCACAGCAGCTGCAAAAACGAGCAAAACGGAATTTCAGCCGGCTGAAGAAACAAGCGGCTGGGTCACTTTTTTCACTTCCATTATACCTTTTGTCATCATCTTCATTCTGTTTTTCTTCCTGCTTAACCAGGCTCAGGGCGGCGGCAGCCGTGTTATGAACTTCGGCAAAAGCAAAGCGAAGCTGTACAGTGAAGAGAAGAAGAAGGTTAAATTTAAGGATGTAGCCGGTGCAGATGAAGAAAAGCAGGAGCTTGTAGAGGTCGTTGACTTCCTCAAGGATCCCCGCAAATTCTCTGAACTCGGAGCAAGAATACCTAAAGGGGTTCTGCTAGTCGGACCTCCGGGTACTGGTAAAACATTGCTTGCAAGAGCGGTGGCAGGAGAAGCAGGCGTTCCGTTTTTCTCTATAAGCGGATCGGACTTCGTTGAAATGTTCGTAGGGGTCGGGGCATCCCGTGTGCGCGACCTGTTCGAAAACGCGAAGAAAAATGCTCCTTGTATTATCTTTATCGATGAAATTGACGCAGTTGGACGCCAGCGTGGAGCCGGTCTTGGGGGCGGCCACGATGAGCGTGAGCAAACATTGAACCAATTGCTTGTTGAAATGGATGGATTCAGCGCGAACGAAGGGATCATCATTATTGCGGCTACAAACCGTGCAGATATCCTTGACCCCGCTCTTCTCCGTCCGGGACGCTTTGACCGTCAGATTACGGTGGACCGTCCGGATGTTAAGGGCCGTGAAGCGGTACTGCGGGTTCATTCACGCAATAAACCATTAGATCAGTCTGTTGACCTGAAAGCCATTGCCATGAGAACGCCAGGTTTTTCCGGAGCTGATCTGGAGAACCTTCTGAACGAAGCGGCTCTTGTCGCAGCACGTTCGAACAAGAAGAAAGTTGACATGCTCGATATTGACGAAGCGACAGACCGTGTGATTGCGGGACCTGCCAAGAAAAGCAGGGTCATTTCTGAAAAAGAGCGCAACATTGTGGCCTATCATGAAGGCGGACACACCATTATCGGCCACGTACTGGATGAGGCTGAAATGGTTCACAAAGTAACGATTGTACCTCGCGGGCAGGCAGGCGGCTATGCTGTTATGCTTCCGAAAGAGGACCGGTACTTCATGACGAAGCCGGAGCTGTTAGATAAAATCACAGGTCTGCTTGGCGGACGTGTAGCCGAGGAAATCGTATTCGGCGAAGTGAGTACGGGCGCATCAAACGACTTCCAACGAGCGACGGGGATTGCCCGCCGCATGGTAACGGAATTCGGGATGTCTGATAAGCTTGGACCGCTTCAGTTCGGCCAATCTCAAGGACAAGTGTTTTTAGGCAGAGATATTAATAACGAGCCAAACTACAGTGATGCAATCGCTCACGAAATCGATATGGAAATCCAGAACTTTATCAAAGTCAGCTATGACCGTGCTAAAACGATTCTTACAGAGAACCGTGACAAGCTTGAGCTCGTAGCGAAAACACTTCTTGAAGTAGAAACGCTGGATGCTAAACAAATCGATCATCTTATGAAGCATGGCAAGCTTCCTGATCGGATTGAGGACCTGGATAGTTCAAGCGATGTAGATTCTGCTTCAGATGTTAAGATCAACATTCAGAGAAAAACAGAGGAGCCAGCTCCGCTGGAAAACCCTGGACAGCCTGATCTGAAAAAAGACTAA